The genomic stretch TTTTCCCTGTCTGCTTAAAGATCGACAGCGAGCCAAATGAGAAAAGAAAAAGCAAAGCGGCAGCGACCAGGACTTCTATCAAAGTGTATCCTTTATTCACCCCTGACCCTCCCGGCGGAAGAAATTATCACCTTTCGAGGTTTGCCGGATCTAATGTTCAAAACAAGGGTCCCTGAGCCTCCCGGCAGAGTATATCCATCTGCGGTAAAAATAATTGATTTTGCCGAAGGGGCGGTCACGCCAGGCAGGATCGGACTAATTGTTTTGCATTCCGCCTGGCCAGAAGTGGCCAAAGCCAAAGCCTGCCCTCGTCTTAGATTGGAAACCGACAGACTGGCGGCAGTTTTGACCAACAACCGGTCTTTTAGCCGGTTCACCGACGGCAGCATAATAATGGTTAATAAGCTGAAAATAGCCAGCACGGCTAAAAGCTCGACCAGCGTGAACCCCCGCCTCATCCCCGCACCCTCCCTTTACTTCTTCTCGACTACCAAATTATCTATCAGCCTTGTCTGCCCGATCCAAATCGCCAGGGCGACCAGGACTTTTTTTGCATCAAATCCAGCTTCGGCCAATGTTTCCGGGTCTGCCAACTCAATATAATCGATCTTTGCCAGCGGCTCTTTTTCAACGAGTTCTCTTAGCTGTTGCTTGATCGCATTTATTGGCTCTTTGCTGATTTTCTCCTTGGCCAATTGCAGCGCCCGGAAAATAACCCCGGCCGCCTCCCTTTCGTCCAACTTTAGATAATCGTTACGTGAACTTTTTGCCAGGCCATTCGCCTCTCTAATCGTCGGCATCGTCACGATCTCGATCGGAAAATTCAGGTCTTTCGTCATTTTCCTGATGATCAGCTGCTGCTGATAGTCCTTTTCCCCAAAAAAAGCGAGATCCGGCCGGGTTAAATTAAACAGCTTAGCGACAACCGTCAATACTCCGGAAAAATGGCCGGGCCGGCTCTTGCCGCAAAGCGCCTCAACCAACCCCCCGTTAATTTCGACATTTGCAGAAAAGCCGGCCGGGAACATCGCCTCCGCCTCTGGTGTAAAAACCACGTCAATTTCATAAGGGGTGAGCAAGGCCAGGTCTTTGTTAAGATCCCGGGGATAATTTTTAAAATCTTCGTTTGGGCCAAACTGCTTTGGATTAACAAATATTGAAACTACCAGAAAATCGCATTTTTTTCTGGCCGCTTCAACCAGCGACAGGTGCCCTTCATGGAGTGCTCCCATGGTCGGGACCAGTCCGACCCTCTTTCCGGCCCGCCGGACCTCGCCGGTAAGCCGCTGCAGCTCCAGCGGATCGGCTATCGCTTTCACCCTATTTTACCGCCCAGAATCTCGCGATCGACCAAAGGACTATCGCCAAAACCAGAGCAAGCAGCTTAAGCCCGGCGTTTTTGGTGAAAAATTCCTTAAGCATTGCCCCCCTCCTTTGGAGTTTCTTCCTTGTTTTCAGCTGTGGGGCGCTGCCAAGCGGCGTAATCGCATTTCGGGTAATTGCTGCAGCAGTAAAATATCCGCCCTTTCCTGGTCTTTTTCATCACGACATCCCCGTCGTCTTTGGGGCACTTGACCCCGATCTTGCGGAGCAATGGCTTGGTCGTTTTACAGGTGGGGTAATCTGAGCAGGCCAGGAACGAGCCAAAGCGTCCATGCTTGATAACCATCGGCTTGCCGCATTTCGGGCAATTTTCCTGGACCTCCGGGGCCGCTCCTTCCCCTTCCGGTTTTTCTACGTCCTTGGTATAAGTGCATTTTGGATAGTCGGAACAGGCATAAAAATCACCATACCGGCCCTGGCGGATAACCAGCTTGTTGCCGCATTTCGGGCAGAGTTCGTCGGTCATGATCTCTTTTTTAACCTTTTCCATTTTGATATCCGCTTCGGCCAGCGCCGCCGCGAATGGCTTATAAAACTTTTTCAAGACGTCAACCCATTCGATCTTGTTGTCAATAATGTCGTCAAGCTGGTCTTCCATGTCGGCGGTAAAGGTAATGTCCATGATCTCCGGAAAGTGCTTGACCAACAGCCCGTTGGTCACGACCCCGATCTCGGTCGGTTTGAGCGCCCGTCCCTCTTTCTCAACATACCCGCGGTCCTGGATCGTTGAAAGAATTGGGGCATAGGTCGACGGCCGGCCGATCCCCTTGTGCTCCAGCTCCTTGACCAAAGAAGCCTCGGTATAGCGGGCGGGGGGTTGGGTAAAGTGCTGCTCGGGCCGGACCTCTTGTTTTTTCAGCTCTTCTTTTTCCGTTAAAGCCGGGAGCCGCCCTTCTTTCTCTTCTTCTTCGTCAAAGCTTTCTTCATACAGCTTTAAAAACCCGTCAAATTTAATGACCGATCCGGTCGACCGGAAAACATATTCTCCTGCGGCAATATCAACCGAGGTCTGGTCAAAGATCGCGCTCTCCATCTGACAGGCGACAAAGCGCTTCCAGATGAGTTCGTAAAGCCTGAACTCGTCCGGCGGCAATGCCTCTTTTATCTTTTCCGGTGTTCTGGCGATCGAGGTCGGCCGGATCGCTTCGTGGGCATCCTGGGCCGACTTTTTGGTTTTATAGTGGTTAGCGTCCTTCGGCATATATTTACCGCCAAATTTGTCTTCAACAAAGAGACGAACTTCCTTTAAGGCCTCGTCGGAGATCCGAACAGAGTCGGTGCGCATATAAGTAATAAGACCAACCCGGCCTTCTCCTTCGACTTCCTCGCCCTCATAAAGCTTTTGCGCTAAAAGCATCGTCTTCTTGGGAGAAAACCCTAGCTTTCTGGCCGCTTCCTGCTGGAGCGAGCTGGTGATAAAAGGAGGGGCAGGATGGCGGTTCTGTTCTTTTTTGCGGACCTCCTTGACGATATACGAAGCATTTTCCAGCTCCTTCATGATCTGGTCAACCGCTTCTTTTGACGGGATTATATTATCCTTCTTTTCCGGTGATGTGGGACGACCGCCAACCGCGTGGGTCCCCTTGGCGACCAAACGGGCCGAGAACTCCTCTTCCTTCTCTGTTGCCAATTGAGCAATAACGTCCCAATACTCGATCGCCTGGAACTTCTTGATCTCCGCTTCCCGCTCGCAGATCAACCGGACAGCAACCGACTGGACACGGCCGGCCGATAAACCTTTGCGGACCTTTTTCCAAAGGAGAGGGCTAAGCTTATAGCCGACCAACCGGTCCAACACCCTCCTGGCTTGTTGAGCATTTACCCGTGCTTCATCTATCTCTCTGGGTGTTTTGATCGCCTTGGCAACCGCCACTTTAGTAATTTCGTGAAATTCTATCCGCTTCGTTTTTTTGGCTACGTCTAAAATAGCATTAAGATGCCAAGCGATCGCTTCACCTTCCCGGTCCGGATCTGGGGCCAGATAAACCATTTTCGCCTTGGCCGCATCTTTTTTTAGTTCTTTGACAATATTCTCTTTTCCTTTAATGATCTTATAGTTTGGCTCAAAATCATGGTCAACTTTAACCCCAAGCGATTTGGGGGGGAGGTCGCGAATATGTCCGCCGCTCGCTTTAACTTCATATTCCTTCCCTAAAAACTTTCCCAAAGTCCTGGCTTTTGCCGGGGACTCTACAATAACTAAATTTTTCGCCATTTGAATCTCCTTTTAAGTCATGTTAACAGACCGCCCCCCACACTGTCAAACAAAGCAACTTTATTGCCATTTGGCGGGGATCACATCATTATATTAGTATCGTCAAGCAATATAAATAATTTCGGCTTATATGTTCAACCGCATTTTTTGGCGTATTCGGGGGATTAACGGTGAAATTTTTTCTCTATTTCTATCTCAGTTAAACCAAATATTAATGGCCGCCCGTGCGGGCAGGTAGTTGGATTTTCGGTTAAAAACAGGTTGCGGATCAATGTCGTCATTTCGACAGTAGTCATCGGTTCACCAGCCTTGACCGCTCCATGACAGGCAACCGATTTCCGTAGATTCTCCTTTTTAGCTTCTACCTGGTCGCTTTTTCCGGTTGCTAATAAATCATTGGCAATATCAACAAACAACCCTACCCCTCCATTTTTCCCGCTGATCGCGGGTATCCCCCTTAAAATAAAACTATTTCGCCCAAATTCCTCGACCTCAAAACCAAAGGACTGAATTAGGCTCAGGTTTTCTTTCACGACTACGGCAGCTGGCAGTTCCAATTCGATAGTTTCCGGCAGCAATAATGCTTGAACATTTACTTTTTCACCCTGGCGGCTTAACTGGTCATAAATGATCCTCTCATGCGCCGCGTGCTGATCAATAACCGACAATCCGCTTCCGTCAGTTGCCACAATATAAGCCTGTTTTAGCTGATAAAGAGGAATAAGCGGCTGTTCCGGGCCGATCACCGCATCCGATGGGGCCTGGACCGCGGGAGTATTTTCACCCGCAAAAAAACCATCAAGCGTTTGCGGCTCCCAAACATTTTGATTATAGTTTTGAGGCTGGCGGCTAAAGTCCTGGCTACCGGATGAGACAGGGGTGATCGTTTTTAAGGCGCTCCTGGATGCGCTCCGGACAGCCTCCATCACCTCCTGATTCTTCATAAATTTTACTTCTATCTTGGTCGGGTGAACATTGACGTCTACTTCTCCGGGATCGATCGTAACCGAGAGGATCGCGATCGGATAGCGGTTGTTCGGTATATATGTCCTGTAAGTTTCTTCAAGCGCCCGATTTAAAAGAAAGCTCCTAACGTATCGGGAATTAACAAAAAAGTTCTCGTACCCCTTATCAACGCGGGAGATCGTCGGCCGACTGATCATTCCAGCTACCTTTCCGGAGCCAAAGCTATGGTTTACCGGCAGCAGCTCCCTGGCGACCGCCGCGCCGTAAACAGCGATGACCGCGGCCAAAAGATCGCCAACCCCGCTGGAAAAAAGGAGCGTTTTACCATCGGACACATATTTGAACGATATTCCCGGATAAGCCAGGACATACTTGGCGATAATATCTCCGCACCGGCCGATCTCGGTCGCGTTTGATTTTAGGAATTTCCTGCGGACCGGGGTGTTGTGGAAAAGATCCTTTACTTCAATGGTCAGGCCGGCAGACGGGTTCTTTTCGATCTTAAGATGCGAAATGCTGGCGATCGACGGCAAAGCTTCCCCGCGAAAGCCAAGCGTCCTAATGTTAAAAAGGTCATCGACAGACCTGATCTTTGAGGTCGAATGACGCTCCAGGGAAAGAGAGATCTCTTTTTCGGTCATGCCGCAGCCATTGTCCGAGACCCTGATCAGTTTTTTTCCGCCATCCTCAATTTCAACAACGATCCGATCGGCACCGGCATCGATCGAGTTTTCAACCAATTCTTTAACAACCGAAGCGGGACGTTCAACCACCTCGCCGGCGGCGATCTTGTTGATCAAATCCTCGGGCAATAGTTTTATCTCTGGCATAACTGTTTTAAATAAATTGCCGGACCATTTCGGCAAATCCCGGGAACGAGGTTTCGATGCAATCGGTATCTTCAATTACTGTCCGGCCAGTCGCGCAAAGCCCGGCGATCGCCATCGCCATGGCGATCCGGTGGTCGCCGGAACTTTCAATCGTTCCCCCTTTTAGCTTTACCGGCCCTGATATCCGCAAGCCATCATCAAGCTCCTCGACTGCCACCCCAAACTTACGAAGCTCCGTCGCGATCGTTTTGATCCGGTCGCTCTCTTTAACTCTTAACTCCCGGGCATCCCGGATCTCAGTAACCCCTTCCGCTTGCGACGCCAGCACGGCAATGATCGGGATCTCGTCAATAATTCTCGGGATTATCTCCCCGTCAATTTTAATGCCGTGGAGCCGGGCTGATCGGGCAACGATCTCGCCTCGCGGTTCGCCCGATATAATAATTTCATTTTCAACCTCAACCGAGCCCCCCATGCGATGAATGATCTCTAAAATACCGGTCCTGGTCGGATTAAGTCCAACATTCCTGATCCTTAGCTCCGAGCCCGTAACCATGGTCGCCGCCGCCAAAATAAACGCGGCCGAAGAAATATCCCCCGGAACATCAACCTCTCTGGCGTTTAGTTCCTGGGTTGGCTTCAAAGTGACCAATCCACCCCGTTCGATCGTTCCCCCAAAATGTTCAATCATGCGCTCGGTATGGTCCCTTGAAAAGTTTTTCTCTCGAACGGTGGTTTCCCCCTCCGCGTATAATCCGGCCAACAGGACCGCAGATTTGACCTGGGCGGACGCGACCGGCAGTTCATAGTTTATCCCGTGTAATTTCCCGCCATTAATTATTAAGGGAGGAAAGAGTTCTCCCTCTTTGCCCGGCATTGCTCGCCCCTGAATATCGGCCCCCATTGACCTAAGCGGTTTAGCGATCCGCCCCATCGGCCGTCGCCCGATCGACTCGTCGCCACTGATCTCTGCCGTAAAGCTCTGTCCCGCTAAAATCCCGGCAAGCAAACGGATGGTAGTTCCCGAATTGCCGGTGTAAAGTCGTTCTCTGGGCCGGACCAACCCCCTGAGCCCCTTCCCCTTAACTCTGATCTCAGTTTTGTTTTTCTTGATCTCGATCCCCAGCTTCCGGAAGCAGTCGATCGTCGCCAGGCAATCGGCGCTGGCCAAAAATCCGGTTATTTTGGTCTCGCCATTAGCGATAGAACCAATCATGATCGCCCGATGGGAGATGGACTTATCTCCCGGGACGGTTATTTCCCCCGTAATGGCTTTGGCTTGCTGGACAAGGAGTTGGCTCATGACGCTATAAGTATACCAAACTATTGGCGACTTTCACACAATGTGCTACGATAGCTTTATGGACGATTTAGGGCAAAGAATTGAGTTTCACTCCCATTCGATCTTTAGTGACGGGCTCCTTCTCCCCGCCGCCCTGGTCCGGGAAGCCGAGGTCAAAGGGCACATGGCGCTGGCGATCACCGATCATGTTGACGAGTCGAACCTTGAATCTGTAATCAAAGCGTTAACTCATTTCGAGCGGGAGACCAAGGGAAAGCTCCCGCTTATCTTCATTCCCGGGGTTGAGCTAAGTTATATCCAACCCAAATATATCTCGAACTACGCAAAAAAGGCCCGTAAACTTGGGGCTCGCCTGATCATTGTCCACGGCGAATCGCCGGTTGAGGCGGTCTATCCGGGGACTAACCGGGCGGCGGTCGCGGCCAATGGAATCGCCGATATTTTAGCTCACCCGGGCAAGCTTACCGCGGAAGAAGCTTCGCTGGCGGCTAAGCATGGGGTTTACCTGGAATTGACCGCCAAGCCTGGCCACAACTCGACTAACCGCCATGTTGCCGCTCAAGCAAAGCTAGCGGGGGCAAAGCTGATCGTTGACACCGATTGCCATGATGAAAAAGGACTGATCTCCCAGGAGCAGGCCTTGCAGATCTGCAGGGAGGCTGGGTTAAGCGACGAGGAAGCCCGGATCGTGGTACGGGATAACGCGCGAGAGCTGCTTAAGAGAATCGAACGTCCATAGAATGGCCATGAGCATCCAGCCCTTCTACTTCGCTTAATAATTTAACATCTTTCCAAACATTTTTCAGCGCCGGCTTGGTGTAGCCGATAATGCTTTGGTGTTTTATAAAATCATAGACCCCCAGGGGAGATGAGAAGCGGGCTGTCCCGCCCGTCGGCAGGACATGGTTTGGTCCGGCGATATAGTCGCCGACCGCGACCGGTGAGTGCGGGCCCAAAAATACCGCGCCGGCGTTTTTCACTTTTTCCAGGACCCTCTGCGGCGATCCGATCTCCAAGCCCAGATGTTCAGGGGCGATCTTGTTCGATAGTTCTACCGCTTTCCCCAGGCTTTCCACGTGGAACAAATAGATCTCCGATCCTTCAATTATCTCCTGTCGTTTCAGTTTGATCTTTTGTTCGGCCAGCTCTTTCTGGACCCCGTCGATCATTGGCTTTGAAGTGGTTATCAATATTGCGACCGAGCCGGGGCCGTGTTCCGCCTGGGCCAAAAGGTCGGCCGCAATAAATTCCGGAAAAGCGTCGTCATCGGCAATGATCAAGACATCTGATGGGCCGGCCAAACTCTCGATCCCAACTACGCCAAAGACCTGTTTCTTGGCCAGCATCACGTAAATATTTCCCGGGCCGACAATTTTATCAACTCGACGAATGCTTTCTGTCCCGTACGCCAGAGCGGCTATCGCTTGTGCGCCGCCAGCCTGGTAGACCTCGTTGACCCCTACTTCTTTGGCGGCAACCAGGACATATGGGCTGATCGGCGGCGGGGAGACCAGGACGATCTCCTTAACCCCTGCAACCTTGGCCGGGATCACATTCATCACTACTGACGACGGGTAAGTCGCCCGTCCGCCAGGGACATAAACCCCCACTCTTTCCAGCGGAACCAACCGCTGCCCCATGATCACATCCAAAGGGAGGGTTTCAAACCACTCGTCGTTTTTTTGTTTTTTATGAAAGGCGGTAATATTCTGGATCGCCTTGGTCAATGCATCAAGAAACCCGATTTTCACCTTGTCGTATGCCGCATTTATCTCATCATCGCTTATCCTGATCTTGCCCGGTAGTATTTCCACCCCATCATATTTCCTTGAGTAATCGATCAGGGCGGCATCCCCTTCCCGCCTGGTCCGGGCCACGATCTCTTTCACGGTCTTTTCTTCAGGAAATTCACCGCTCAAGCTTTTTTGCGCAACAAGCCTCGCTACTTCTTTTTCTACTTCCGCTCCGGTTACGATCTTAAGCATTGATGATCGAGCCCCTCTCAATGATCGTGTTATCGGCCAGAATAACCCCCTCGCCGATCCTGACGTCATCTTTTATCGTGCAATTAAAACCAATGATACACCCGCTTAATGAAACGTGGTTGCCGATCTTGCAACCGTGCCAGATGATCGCCCTTTCCAGCACGGATTCGGCCCCGATCTTCACGTCATGTCCGATTATCGAATGGCCGTTTATTCTTGTCTCGGGCCCGACGATCGACCGGTCGCCGACCAATGCCGGGCCATTGATCTTTGCTGTTTTGTCGACCGCTGTTCCTTCGCCCAGCCAAACATCCTTGCCAGCCTTGCTGCCGGATATTTTTATCTCAACTTCTTCTCTTAAGATCGCTTCGTGCGCCTGACGGTATTGGGCCGGCTTGCCGATGTCTATCCAGTAGCGGTCAGAAAAGAAAGCGAACATCGGCTCGCCGCCGGCCAACAATTCCGGAAAGAGCTGCCGTTCAAAAGAATGCTCCACCCCTTTGGGGACTTTTTTAAATACTTCCGGCTCAATAATATAAAACCCGGCGTTGATCCTGTCCGTTGCCCCGTAAGCCGCGTAGAGCGAGATTTTTTCCCAGCTCGGCTTTTCCACAAAATGGGTGATCTTCCCTTCATGATCGGCAATGACCAGCCCATACGCGGTCGGATCTTCAACCTTGGTCAATGAGAGGGTCACCCTGGCCTTTTTCCTTTTATGCAGGGCGATCATTTCAGTGAGGTTGATATCGGTTAAAATATCGCCGTTAACGACCACCAGCGGATCACGATCAAAGAACTCTTCGGCATTTTTAACCGCGCCGGCCGTCCCCAGCGGATACTTTTCGATCGAGTAATAGATCTTTACGCCAAGCTTTTTCCCGTCGTCCAGAATCTCCTGGATGTTCCCCATTAAATAGTGGAGGTTAAGGATCACTTCTTTTATGCCATGCCGCCTTAGCAGTTCGATCTGGTGCATGACAAACGGCCGGTTCACTACAGGCACGATAGGTTTTGGGGTATTGTAGGTCAGGGGCCTTAGTCTTGTCCCATATCCTCCGGCAATGATCACTGCCTTCATCTGGACATTTCCTTTTTCAGCCTGGTTATCGCTTCGATCGTCGTCGGATCGATCCCCTGAAGAATGGCGGCATAAACACTGGCAAAATCAGCCAAAAGGACCAGCGAAGCAAGGCGGGCGAACCGCGATTTCCCTTGCGAGAAAAACTCATTGATCCCGCCAAACTGCTGGCTCAAAAGAGACTTGGTTATTTCGATCCGTTTTTTTATCCGCTCATTGTCCGCCTCATCCCTTAAAATAATTAGGGCAAAGTTATATTTGTCCCTGGACATGGCAAAATAACTGGCGGTTTCGTTGTGGTTAACTTCTGGAAAAACGCTGGCAAAGGCGGGCAATTTTGTGTTTTCGTTAAACTGGTTTTTAAAGCGGTTGGCGACCGCGCCGGTCGTTCCGGCCGAGCCAATTATCACCGGGATCTTTCCGGCGATCTTTTTGGCCAACTGCTTGGCCGGGTTGCTCCGAACCGGGTTTGACGCCGAATACTCATCGCGCAGTTTTTTTATTAACGGCAAGCTCCTGAGTATCTCCGCTTCCTGCTCCTCAATCACCCCAAGCCGGCCCAAAACCTGAAGCAAAGGAACAAAAAGGTACATCAGCGCCGCCCTCGGCTGAAAACCCGTCGGGATAAGGACCATCGGCCAATTCTTTTGCGAAGCCATCTCTTTTAGTTTCCCGCCTGAAGTAATGCAGACAACCCGCGCGCCGCGAGCCTCCGCCTGACGGACGACGGCAAGGGTCTCTTCTGTTTCTCCGGAATAAGAAACCGCAACAACGGTCGCTTCGCTATCAACGTAGTCTGGCAACGAATAATTCTTAACGATAGTCACCGGACAGGTCAGGGGAAAAGCATCGGCCAGGATCTCCCCGGAAATACCCGACCCACCCATTCCGGAGATCACTACTAGTTTGGTCTTGAGCTTTTGTTCAATCGTGCCGATCAGCGGGAGCTTTAAGGCCGTTTCTATCATTGCCGGGACCTGTTCGACAGCAACCAGCATCTTCCCTTTGTCTATCTCGGCAACTTTTTCCTTTGTGTCTAAAAGTTCGATCTCCGCCATTATTCTTCAGCTTTGGCGATCTTTCCTTTCAATACCTCGATCGCCTTTTTTAATTGCGCGTCAATAAATCCTGATTTTGTTTTTAGCGCCGACTCGGCTGTTTCTTCGGCTTCGCTCGTCGGCAAGCTGACCACGACTTCCGCGGAGATCCCTTTCTTGTTAATATCTTCACCGTTGGGCGTTTGATATTTCGCGATCGTCAAAAGCAGCGCCGATCCATCCTGGAGCTGACGCACGTTCTGGACCGAAGCCTTGCCGAACGAGTGCTCCCCGACCAGGGTCGCGACCTTGTGGTCCCGCAGCGCACCAGCCAGGATCTCTGAGGCCGACGCGGACGATTCATTAATCAGCATCACGACCGGCTTTTTCCAGATCACCCTGCCGGTAGATTCCAGCAGCTCCCTTTTCCCTTCGCGGTCAACGGTCTGGACGATCGTTCCGTTAGGAATGAACATGCTCCCGATCTCTATCGCCATTTGCAGCAGCCCTCCACCGTTCCCCCTGACGTCGATGATCAGCCCGTCGGCCTCTCGGTTCTCCCGCATCGCTTTTTCAACTTCCCGGGCGGTGTTCATGTTCTCAAAGGTGTTAAGTTTTATATAAAGAATGTTTGGCTCATATCTTTTTACGACGACGCTTTTGATCACGATCTTGTCCCTGCCTAAAATATAATCCCTGGTTTCCTTCCAGCCTTTCCGCCAAATCGCCAGCTTAACCTTGCTGCCGCGCGGGCCCCTGATCATGCTGACCGCTTCGTCCAGTGCCATATGCTTTGTTTCTTTTTCGTCGATCTTTATGATCTTGTCTCCCGCCCGCAACCCGGCCTTATCCGCAGGAGTCCCATCGATCGGAGAAATGACCGCCAGCTGGTTGTCTTTCATCCCAATGTAAATACCTATGCCGAAATATTGCCCGCTCATCCTGATCTTCATTTCTTTGTAGGGCTGCGGCTCAAGAAAACGGGTATATGGATCATCAAGAGATTCCAGCATCCCCCTGATCGAACCATATACCATTTTTTGGCTGTCGACTTTTTTATCCACATAATCATTCCTGACCAGGTCCAAAGCCTGCAGGTAAACTTCGAATTTTCTCTCAAACTCTCCCTGGGCGACCCCTTTACCGATAAAAAAAGCGGTTACCGAGATCATAACTATCGCAATCCCCACCTGGAACTTTTTATTGTTAATCATCGCTTCCCTCCTACATTTTTGGCAAATATTTCGCCGGGTTGACCGGTCTTCCATTTTTACGCACTTCAAAATGCAAATGCGGGCCGGTTGAATAACCGGTGCTCCCTTCCAGCCCGATCGTTTGTCCCTGTATTATTTTTGATCCGACGGTCGCGTAGATCCTGGACATGTGGGCATAG from Candidatus Margulisiibacteriota bacterium encodes the following:
- a CDS encoding bifunctional phosphoglucose/phosphomannose isomerase; amino-acid sequence: MAEIELLDTKEKVAEIDKGKMLVAVEQVPAMIETALKLPLIGTIEQKLKTKLVVISGMGGSGISGEILADAFPLTCPVTIVKNYSLPDYVDSEATVVAVSYSGETEETLAVVRQAEARGARVVCITSGGKLKEMASQKNWPMVLIPTGFQPRAALMYLFVPLLQVLGRLGVIEEQEAEILRSLPLIKKLRDEYSASNPVRSNPAKQLAKKIAGKIPVIIGSAGTTGAVANRFKNQFNENTKLPAFASVFPEVNHNETASYFAMSRDKYNFALIILRDEADNERIKKRIEITKSLLSQQFGGINEFFSQGKSRFARLASLVLLADFASVYAAILQGIDPTTIEAITRLKKEMSR
- a CDS encoding S41 family peptidase; translation: MINNKKFQVGIAIVMISVTAFFIGKGVAQGEFERKFEVYLQALDLVRNDYVDKKVDSQKMVYGSIRGMLESLDDPYTRFLEPQPYKEMKIRMSGQYFGIGIYIGMKDNQLAVISPIDGTPADKAGLRAGDKIIKIDEKETKHMALDEAVSMIRGPRGSKVKLAIWRKGWKETRDYILGRDKIVIKSVVVKRYEPNILYIKLNTFENMNTAREVEKAMRENREADGLIIDVRGNGGGLLQMAIEIGSMFIPNGTIVQTVDREGKRELLESTGRVIWKKPVVMLINESSASASEILAGALRDHKVATLVGEHSFGKASVQNVRQLQDGSALLLTIAKYQTPNGEDINKKGISAEVVVSLPTSEAEETAESALKTKSGFIDAQLKKAIEVLKGKIAKAEE